The Streptomyces rimosus genomic interval AGCACCGAGGCGCCCACCGCGTCGAGGGCCAGCCGGTTGGCCGCCCACCCCTCGCCCGCCAGGCCGGCGACCTTGTCGGCCGCGTCCTCCTGGACCAGCGCGAGCACCGTGGGGCCCGCGCCGGAGATGACTGCAGGGACGCCGTCCGCCCGCAGTCGGTTCACCAGGGCCGCGCTCTCGGGCATCGCGGGAGCACGGTACTCCTGGTGAAGTCGGTCCTCGGTCGCGGCCAGCAGCAGCTCGGGGCGCCTGGTCAGGGCCTCGACGAGCAGTGCGGCGCGGCCGGCGTTGGCCGCGGCGTCCACGTGCGGGACGGTACGCGGCAGCAGGCCCCGCGCGGTCTCGGTGAGCACCGGGCGGCCCGGTACGAAGACCACCGGAACGATGGAATCGGCGGGATCCATCCTGATCGCCCGCGCGGTCCCGGTCTCCGTCCAGGCCAGGGTGAAACCGCCGAGCAGGCACGCGGCGACATTGTCCGGATGGCCCTCGATCTCGGTCGCCAGCTCCAGCAGCGCCGCGTCGTCGAGCTTCTGCTCGGCGCCTATGGTCACGGCGCGGGCGGCCATGATGCCGGCGCAGATCGCGGCGGAGGAGGAGCCCAGGCCGCGGCCGTGCGGGATGCGGTTGGCGCACACGATCTCCAGGCCGCGCGGCTGCCCGCCGAGCAGGTCGAAGGCGGTGCGCAGGGACCGTACGAGCAGGTGGCTCTCGTCGCGCGGCAGGGTTTCGGCGCCCTCGCCCGCGATGTCGACGTGCAGGCCGGAATCGGCCACCCGCACCACGACGTCGTCGTACAGCCCGAGGGCGAGCCCCAGGGCGTCGAAGCCGGGACCGAGATTGGCGCTGGTCGCGGGGGTGCGCACCCGGACGGCGGCGGCGCGGAACGCTGGACCGGCCATCGCTCGATGACTCTCCTTGATGTGATGCTGCGGCACTGCCCCGGAGCGCCGCGGCACCAGGGTGATGCCCGGCCGGCTCTTGGGGACCGTTCTGACCTGCCCTGCACACCACTGCGACATGCCGTGGGGAGGGGAGTTGGCTGCCAGCCTATCGAAGGAAGGTTCTGTGGCGACATAGGGCGCACAGGAGGCGCACGATGCGTGTCGCACGCCGCCCGCGGCTCCGAGCCGCATTTGCAGCCTTTGCAGGGTTTGCTCGATCCGGTACGCCGGGCCCTCTCGGGCCCGGTGACCGGGGGCGCGCGCCGTCGCGCGCGCCCGGGTGGGCACCCGGCCGTACCCGTACGGGCGGGCCGGGTGCGCCGTGCCCCGAGGGGGCGCGTTACGCCAGACCGAGGCGCTCGGCCGCGGCGTC includes:
- the thrB gene encoding homoserine kinase; amino-acid sequence: MAGPAFRAAAVRVRTPATSANLGPGFDALGLALGLYDDVVVRVADSGLHVDIAGEGAETLPRDESHLLVRSLRTAFDLLGGQPRGLEIVCANRIPHGRGLGSSSAAICAGIMAARAVTIGAEQKLDDAALLELATEIEGHPDNVAACLLGGFTLAWTETGTARAIRMDPADSIVPVVFVPGRPVLTETARGLLPRTVPHVDAAANAGRAALLVEALTRRPELLLAATEDRLHQEYRAPAMPESAALVNRLRADGVPAVISGAGPTVLALVQEDAADKVAGLAGEGWAANRLALDAVGASVLPLAG